Proteins encoded together in one Procambarus clarkii isolate CNS0578487 chromosome 11, FALCON_Pclarkii_2.0, whole genome shotgun sequence window:
- the LOC138363605 gene encoding integumentary mucin C.1-like encodes MNWTQKQASAAGLTKTLDADIHPEHPHPSHHSLSGQSCEKYHNSLQGTVNGLVEGNAIAPVLAPVTKYGITANQTEVRRLTTTTAYTQTDAPLTTTTVDTQMHAPRTTTTVNTQTVAPLTTTTVDTQMDAPRTTTTADTQTTMRAVNNTEKPGILATQDDEDYASSDEQVDDEDLSGVSS; translated from the coding sequence ATGAACTGGACGCAGAAACAAGCCTCAGCAGCAGGACTCACCAAAACCCTAGACGCCGACATCCACCCAGAACATCCACATCCAAGTCATCATAGCCTAAGCGGACAAAGTTGTGAAAAATATCACAACTCTTTACAAGGAACAGTGAACGGGCTTGTAGAAGGCAATGCCATTGCGCCTGTACTGGCGCCAGTGACTAAATATGGAATTACAGCTAACCAAACCGAAGTACGACGGCTGACGACAACAACTGCGTATACCCAGACAGACGCTCCACTGACGACGACCACGGTGGACACCCAGATGCACGCTCCACGGACGACGACAACTGTGAACACCCAGACGGTTGCTCCACTGACGACGACCACGGTGGACACCCAGATGGACGCTCCACGGACGACGACAACTGCGGACACCCAGACAACGATGAGAGCGGTAAACAACACAGAGAAACCAGGAATTCTGGCGACACAGGACGATGAAGACTACGCATCTTCAGACGAGCAAGTGGACGATGAGGATCTCTCCggcgtatcttcttga